The following proteins are encoded in a genomic region of Alosa alosa isolate M-15738 ecotype Scorff River chromosome 10, AALO_Geno_1.1, whole genome shotgun sequence:
- the pde12 gene encoding 2',5'-phosphodiesterase 12 — protein sequence MLWNFALRSRLFVNNLISISLWDHHSSCCLRYYKTMERAVVRCVPSEVKLTISFLLYGSQKHMLRDQSEELGKVLARISNGIIRTQGKGKKSKKKQLNEPCEAVEPIVRLHYNGDYVANDVSNFNAWQDGAVLHIGEIKYKIERNPPTFITAELPVAILAGFPVCPKLEIEFGDLNDSVFTWFKARDPNQDSWIEAGTGRVFTPSNGDIGLKVKFNCIPGNQTKYGAAKELVSSSTVEAGPGVCTFDTRHLYTKKVTDNSKLRVVSYNILADIYAQTDLSKTVLYPYCPPYALGIDYRQSLIKKELMGYNADIICLQEVDKAVFNDSLSPALDASGMEGVFKIKEKQHEGLATYFRKSKLQLLSQHDIMLSEALRNDPLHSDLLDNLSKNPILKDRVMQRSTTLQVTVLQPLSNCSKPVCVANTHLYWHPKGGNVRLIQIDVALRHLKQVISVEHPGASLLFFGDFNSIPSSGLFQLLSQGTVPKTHPDWTSGGPDEQCPMELHNPFQLQSACGEPSYTNYVGGFHGCLDYIFLDPQMLCVEQVIPMPSHDEVTTYQALPSVSHPSDHIALVCDLKWK from the exons atgttgtggaATTTTGCGCTCCGTTCACGATTATTTGTCAATAATTTGATTTCTATTTCATTGTGGGACCACCACAGTAGTTGTTGTCTCCGTTATTACAAGACAATGGAAAGAGCAGTGGTAAGATGTGTACCATCGGAGGTAAAGCTAACAATTTCATTTTTGCTCTATGGGAGCCAGAAGCACATGTTGAGAGATCAGAGTGAAGAACTGGGTAAAGTATTAGCACGAATATCAAACGGCATCATCAGGACCCAGGGAAAGGGTAAAAAGTCCAagaaaaaacaattaaatgaaCCATGTGAGGCCGTTGAGCCGATTGTAAGACTGCACTACAATGGCGATTATGTGGCAAATGATGTGTCAAACTTTAATGCGTGGCAAGATGGAGCTGTTCTACACATTGgggaaattaaatataaaattgAGCGCAACCCTCCGACATTCATCACCGCGGAGTTGCCTGTCGCAATTTTGGCAGGTTTTCCTGTTTGTCCCAAACTAGAAATAGAATTCGGTGATTTAAACGACAGTGTCTTTACGTGGTTTAAAGCCAGAGACCCTAACCAAGACTCCTGGATCGAGGCTGGCACCGGTCGTGTGTTCACGCCCTCAAATGGAGATATTGGTTTGAAAGTCAAGTTTAATTGTATCCCTGGGAATCAGACAAAATATGGGGCTGCAAAGGAGTTGGTTTCTAGTAGTACTGTTGAAGCAGGACCTGGAGTTTGCACATTTGACACTCGCCACCTGTACACAAAAAAAGTTACAGACAACTCAAAATTGAGAGTTGTGTCTTACAATATTCTGGCAGATATCTATGCTCAAACTGATCTTTCCAAAACAGTGTTGTATCCTTATTGCCCTCCTTATGCATTGGGAATTGACTACAGACAAAGCCTAATCAAAAAAGAGTTAATGGGATATAATGCTGACATAATTTGCCTTCAGGAGGTTGACAAAGCAGTGTTCAATGATAGTTTGTCACCTGCATTGGATGCCTCTGGTATGGAAGGAGTCTTTAAAATCAAAGAGAAGCAGCATGAGGGACTTGCAACATATTTTCGAAAGTCTAAACTACAACTGCTCAGTCAGCACGACATAATGCTGAGTGAGGCACTAAGAAATGACCCTCTTCACTCTGACTTGCTGGATAATCTCTCCAAGAACCCTATTTTGAAAGACCGGGTGATGCAAAGATCAACTACGTTGCAG GTGACTGTTCTTCAGCCTTTAAGCAATTGCTCAAAGCCAGTATGTGTTGCCAACACTCATCTCTACTGGCACCCCAAAG GAGGAAATGTTCGTCTGATCCAGATTGACGTGGCCCTACGTCACTTGAAGCAGGTCATCTCTGTGGAACACCCAGGAGCTTCTCTGCTGTTCTTTGGTGATTTCAATAGCATCCCTTCTTCAGGCCTATTCCAGCTTTTGAGCCAGGGAACTGTACCCAAAACACATCCTGACTGGACCTCTGGTGGGCCTGACGAGCAGTGCCCCATGGAGCTACACAACCCCTTCCAGCTCCAGAGTGCCTGTGGAGAGCCATCCTACACCAACTATGTGGGTGGCTTCCATGGCTGCTTGGACTATATCTTCCTAGATCCACAGATGCTTTGTGTGGAACAGGTCATTCCCATGCCAAGCCACGATGAGGTGACAACTTACCAAGCCCTACCAAGTGTTTCTCATCCCTCAGACCATATTGCCCTTGTTTGTGACCTCAAGTGGAAATGA